The Achromobacter pestifer genome includes a region encoding these proteins:
- a CDS encoding CoA transferase → MGNLMDLRPSFLRGRTPAGNASRDVLQKLWRSVDLPDESLDHVVLTGADPVLPSSFAVGAAAQASMAAAALAAAEFWHLRGGARQQVSVDMLHAAQECRSHYTINGITPNPWDPITGLYRCGDDGWVRIHANFAHHRDGALALLGCPAGEDTTRAMVERALSRWKALDFEQVAADAGLPVAAMRSFDEWDRHPQAVAVAAQPLLTIERIGEADPRPLPKYGNGARPLKDIRVLDLTRIIAGPVCGRALAAYGADVMLLNSPHLPNIDNIIDTSRGKLSVLADLDTADGRIALGNLLRSAHVFVQGYRPGGLAALGFGPQDAARIRPGIVYVSLSAYGDKGPWAGRRGFDSLVQTATGFNHAEAQAAGQDAPKPMPMQILDHASGYLMAFGAQAALARQATEGGSWHVRVSLAQTAHWLRGLGRVEGGLACPMPGFDGLLETEPSGFGELEALRHAAQFSETPARWTRPSSPPGTHPPVWPFN, encoded by the coding sequence ATGGGAAATCTGATGGACCTACGCCCGTCTTTTCTGAGGGGCCGCACACCCGCAGGCAATGCGTCGCGCGACGTTTTGCAGAAGCTCTGGCGCTCGGTGGATCTACCGGACGAGTCGCTGGACCACGTGGTGTTGACTGGCGCCGACCCGGTACTCCCATCGTCCTTCGCCGTCGGCGCGGCGGCGCAGGCCAGCATGGCCGCGGCCGCGCTGGCCGCGGCCGAATTCTGGCACTTGCGCGGCGGCGCCAGGCAGCAGGTCAGCGTCGACATGCTGCACGCGGCGCAGGAATGCCGCAGCCACTACACCATCAACGGCATCACCCCGAATCCCTGGGATCCCATCACCGGCCTGTATCGTTGCGGCGACGACGGCTGGGTCCGCATCCACGCAAATTTCGCCCATCACCGGGATGGCGCGCTGGCGCTGCTGGGCTGTCCCGCCGGGGAAGACACCACCCGCGCAATGGTGGAGCGCGCCCTGAGCCGCTGGAAGGCCCTGGACTTCGAACAGGTGGCCGCCGATGCGGGCCTGCCCGTGGCCGCCATGCGCAGCTTCGACGAATGGGACCGCCACCCCCAAGCCGTGGCGGTGGCGGCGCAGCCCTTGCTGACCATCGAGCGCATCGGCGAGGCCGATCCGCGGCCCTTGCCCAAGTATGGCAACGGCGCCAGGCCGCTCAAGGACATCCGAGTGCTGGACCTGACCCGCATCATCGCCGGCCCGGTCTGCGGCCGGGCGCTGGCGGCCTACGGCGCCGACGTGATGCTGCTTAATTCCCCGCATCTGCCCAACATCGACAACATCATCGACACCAGCCGCGGCAAGCTGTCGGTGCTGGCCGACCTGGACACGGCCGACGGCCGCATCGCGCTGGGCAACCTGCTGCGCAGCGCGCACGTGTTCGTGCAGGGTTACCGCCCCGGCGGCCTGGCCGCGCTGGGCTTCGGCCCGCAGGACGCGGCGCGCATCCGTCCGGGCATTGTTTACGTGTCCTTGTCCGCCTATGGCGACAAGGGCCCCTGGGCCGGCCGCCGCGGCTTCGATTCCCTGGTGCAGACCGCCACGGGCTTCAACCATGCGGAAGCGCAGGCCGCGGGCCAGGACGCGCCCAAGCCCATGCCCATGCAGATCCTGGACCATGCCTCGGGCTACCTGATGGCATTCGGCGCGCAGGCCGCGCTGGCGCGCCAGGCGACCGAGGGCGGCAGCTGGCACGTGCGCGTGTCGCTGGCGCAAACCGCGCATTGGCTGCGCGGGTTGGGCCGGGTCGAGGGCGGGCTGGCCTGTCCCATGCCGGGTTTCGACGGCTTGCTGGAAACCGAGCCCTCGGGCTTCGGCGAACTGGAGGCTCTGCGCCACGCCGCGCAGTTCTCCGAAACACCGGCCCGTTGGACGCGGCCGTCCAGCCCGCCTGGCACGCATCCGCCAGTCTGGCCGTTCAACTAG
- the phrB gene encoding deoxyribodipyrimidine photo-lyase, with product MNTLLWLRTDLRAHDNPALAAAAEGGTVTALFLAAPGQWRLHGDAPAKVDFWLRNLRELSRELGRLGIPLRLLTVHDWSEAPNALATFCRDHAIGQVHANAEWAVNERRRDAAVAARLRAMGVDWTQHHGATLLRPGTVLTGKSECYRVYTPYARACRERLRTAPLRALPAPRAQTPPSWPADPLPAAFEGFDAPAEPVRALWPAGENAASERLDAFADGIIDAYQEERDFPSLPATSCLSPYLAAGVLSPGQALRAALAANQGEVDGGKRGAATWINELLWREFYQHLLAAYPRLSMHQPMKPETAAVPWRDAPDDLHAWQQGQTGIPIVDAAMRQLLALGWMHNRLRMVTAMFLSKNLLIDWRLGEAWFMARLVDGDLAANNGGWQWSASTGADAVPYFRIFNPLSQSRKFDPDGVFLREWLPELAHLDRRAIHDPSPMERAGAGYPLPIVDLAQSRLRALEAFSGLPPA from the coding sequence ATGAACACGCTGCTCTGGCTGCGCACCGACCTGCGCGCGCACGACAATCCCGCCCTGGCCGCGGCCGCCGAAGGCGGCACGGTCACCGCCCTGTTCCTGGCCGCGCCCGGCCAATGGCGCCTGCATGGCGACGCGCCGGCCAAGGTCGATTTCTGGCTGCGCAACCTGCGCGAACTCTCGCGCGAGCTCGGGCGCCTGGGCATACCGCTGCGGCTGCTGACGGTGCATGACTGGAGCGAGGCGCCGAACGCGCTGGCCACCTTCTGTCGCGATCACGCCATCGGCCAGGTCCACGCCAATGCCGAATGGGCCGTCAACGAACGGCGCCGCGATGCCGCGGTCGCCGCCCGCCTGCGGGCCATGGGGGTGGACTGGACGCAGCATCACGGCGCTACGCTGCTGCGGCCCGGCACGGTGCTGACCGGCAAGAGCGAGTGCTATCGCGTCTACACCCCTTATGCGCGGGCCTGCCGCGAACGGCTGCGCACGGCGCCGCTGCGCGCCCTGCCCGCCCCGCGCGCGCAGACGCCGCCGTCCTGGCCGGCGGATCCGCTGCCCGCGGCCTTCGAAGGTTTCGATGCGCCCGCCGAGCCGGTGCGCGCGCTCTGGCCCGCCGGCGAGAACGCGGCCAGCGAACGGCTCGACGCCTTTGCCGACGGCATCATCGACGCCTATCAGGAAGAACGCGACTTCCCCTCGCTGCCGGCCACCAGCTGCCTCTCGCCCTATCTGGCGGCGGGCGTGCTGTCGCCGGGCCAGGCCTTGCGCGCGGCACTGGCCGCCAACCAGGGCGAAGTGGACGGCGGCAAGCGCGGCGCCGCCACCTGGATCAACGAACTGCTGTGGCGCGAGTTCTATCAGCATCTGCTGGCCGCCTACCCCAGGCTGTCCATGCACCAGCCCATGAAGCCGGAGACCGCGGCCGTGCCCTGGCGCGACGCGCCGGACGACCTGCATGCCTGGCAGCAAGGCCAGACCGGCATCCCCATCGTCGACGCGGCGATGCGGCAGCTGCTGGCGCTGGGCTGGATGCACAACCGCCTGCGCATGGTGACGGCCATGTTCCTGTCCAAGAACCTGCTGATCGACTGGCGGCTGGGCGAGGCCTGGTTCATGGCGCGGCTGGTGGACGGCGACCTCGCCGCCAACAACGGCGGCTGGCAGTGGAGCGCGTCCACGGGCGCGGACGCGGTGCCCTACTTCCGCATCTTCAATCCGCTGTCGCAGTCGCGCAAATTCGATCCGGATGGGGTGTTCCTGCGCGAATGGCTGCCGGAACTGGCGCACCTGGACCGCCGCGCCATCCACGATCCCAGTCCCATGGAGCGTGCGGGCGCAGGCTACCCGCTGCCCATCGTCGACCTGGCCCAGAGCCGGCTGCGCGCGCTGGAGGCGTTCAGCGGACTGCCGCCGGCCTGA